The sequence below is a genomic window from Draconibacterium halophilum.
CTTGAAGCTTTAGAAGCATCGATTGGAAAAGCAAAAGCACGGGTTGTTTACGATTATTTCCAAAAACAAAAAGATGAATAAACGAGTTTTGCTTGGAATGAGCGGAGGAATCGATAGCTCTGTTTCTGCTATGTTATTGCAAGAGCAAAGTTATACTGTAATCGGAATTACTTTTCTTTTTAGCGGAACCGACGATCAAAATCATCATTTTTTGAAAGACGCAATCGCCTTAGCAGAGAGTTTAAAAATTAAACACATTACGGTTGATTTACGCAAGGAATTTGAAGAGCAGGTTGTAAGTTATTTTATCGATGAATATATAAAAGGGCGCACTCCATTTCCGTGTGCTTATTGCAATCCAAATCTAAAATTTAACTACCTCAATAAATACGCAATTGCAAACAATTGTGAAAATATTGCCACAGGACATTACGTGAAGACTGGATTTTATAAGCATAAAAAATATCTGTTTCAGGGTGAAGATCCGGAAAAAGATCAGTCATTTTTCTTATGGGGATTGCCACGAGAGATCGTCTATAAATTGATTTTTCCACTGGGAAATTATGAAAAAACTATGATTCGAGAAATAGCAAAGGAAAAAGGTTTTCTGTCGTTGTCGGAAAAAAAAGACAGTCTGGGAATATGTTTTATTGATGGTAATGACTACCGGAATTTTTTAAAAAACAGAGGCATAAAATCGCAACCCGGAAATTTTGTAGATGAAAATGGGAACGTTTTAGGACAGCATAAGGGA
It includes:
- the mnmA gene encoding tRNA 2-thiouridine(34) synthase MnmA; this translates as MNKRVLLGMSGGIDSSVSAMLLQEQSYTVIGITFLFSGTDDQNHHFLKDAIALAESLKIKHITVDLRKEFEEQVVSYFIDEYIKGRTPFPCAYCNPNLKFNYLNKYAIANNCENIATGHYVKTGFYKHKKYLFQGEDPEKDQSFFLWGLPREIVYKLIFPLGNYEKTMIREIAKEKGFLSLSEKKDSLGICFIDGNDYRNFLKNRGIKSQPGNFVDENGNVLGQHKGIFNYTIGQRRGLGLNMNFPLFVAEFRLDDNEIVLAKYDDLYCIKLHIENYYIIDNEVIKLGIELVVKVRYRLQQTRCNLHILSDTVAEVELLEPEAMIAPGQTAVFYHNDRLVGGGFIKSAE